Proteins co-encoded in one Kutzneria chonburiensis genomic window:
- a CDS encoding serine/threonine-protein kinase produces the protein MTVDGRVVAGRYRLGRRIGSGAMGVVWQAHDELLYRTVAVKQLLLQPGQSEADAEEARRRAMREGRIAARLQHPNAVAVFDVVDEGDGMPWLVMEYVPSRSLSQLLEEQGTLAPQEAARIGMHVANALAAAHAAGIVHRDVKPGNVLLGDDGTVKITDFGISRAQGDSTVTATGMLAGTPAYLAPEIAKGHDPTPSSDVFSLGATIYAAVEGIPPFGLSDNPLALLHKVASGQIDPPRQAGPLTQPLLSLLSAEPTERVTMVRCRDALGAVAAGQPAPPMPVPQQAHMPTVATAAQRPMPMATRLDQRPPVGGAPRATSTTAMPPVRPKGPQQSGGMKRGPLIGIVTAVVIAVIVGVIVVINHGGNNNAGGSDGTGGSTGGGGSTTSASTTPAATVINRQPLSGDGDPGPDVQMKTVTDFFAQLPSNAQNAATAYLLPGFQGGADAFLAEMSKAKTVTLSDVQPGNYYIRATEHIVTKDGVKSVQQIGVGLKWENTQLYIQKIDKIGAAKPES, from the coding sequence GTGACCGTCGATGGCCGGGTAGTCGCGGGCCGTTACCGCTTGGGCCGACGGATCGGCAGCGGCGCGATGGGCGTCGTATGGCAGGCGCACGACGAACTGCTGTACCGCACCGTCGCGGTGAAGCAGCTGTTGCTGCAGCCGGGCCAGAGCGAGGCCGACGCCGAGGAGGCGCGTCGCCGCGCCATGCGTGAGGGCCGGATCGCCGCGCGCCTGCAGCATCCCAACGCGGTCGCGGTGTTCGACGTCGTTGACGAGGGCGACGGCATGCCGTGGCTGGTGATGGAGTACGTGCCGTCGCGCAGCCTGTCCCAGCTGTTGGAAGAGCAGGGGACCCTGGCGCCGCAGGAGGCCGCGCGCATCGGCATGCACGTGGCCAACGCGCTGGCCGCCGCGCACGCCGCCGGCATCGTGCACCGGGATGTCAAGCCCGGCAACGTGTTGCTCGGCGACGACGGCACCGTGAAGATCACCGACTTCGGCATCTCCCGCGCTCAGGGCGACTCGACGGTGACCGCCACCGGCATGCTCGCCGGCACGCCGGCCTATCTCGCGCCGGAGATCGCCAAGGGCCATGACCCGACCCCGTCGTCCGACGTTTTCTCCCTCGGGGCAACGATTTACGCCGCGGTGGAAGGCATTCCGCCGTTCGGCCTCAGCGACAACCCGTTGGCGCTGCTGCACAAGGTGGCGTCCGGGCAGATCGACCCGCCGCGCCAGGCGGGACCGCTCACGCAGCCGCTGCTGTCGCTGCTGTCGGCCGAGCCGACCGAGCGCGTGACGATGGTCCGCTGCCGGGACGCGCTGGGTGCGGTGGCCGCGGGCCAGCCCGCGCCGCCGATGCCGGTGCCGCAGCAGGCCCACATGCCGACCGTGGCGACGGCCGCGCAGCGCCCGATGCCGATGGCGACCCGGCTCGACCAGCGTCCGCCGGTCGGCGGTGCCCCGCGAGCCACCTCGACCACCGCAATGCCGCCCGTTCGGCCGAAGGGGCCGCAGCAGTCGGGCGGCATGAAGCGTGGGCCGCTGATCGGGATTGTCACGGCGGTTGTCATCGCGGTGATAGTCGGCGTGATCGTGGTGATCAACCACGGCGGCAACAACAACGCCGGCGGCTCGGACGGCACCGGCGGCTCGACCGGTGGCGGCGGCAGCACGACCTCCGCGTCGACCACGCCGGCCGCGACGGTCATCAACCGGCAGCCGCTGTCCGGCGACGGCGACCCCGGCCCGGACGTGCAGATGAAGACGGTCACCGACTTCTTCGCGCAGCTGCCGAGCAATGCGCAGAACGCCGCCACCGCCTACCTGCTCCCCGGGTTCCAGGGCGGCGCGGATGCCTTCCTGGCCGAGATGAGCAAGGCCAAGACGGTGACGCTGAGCGACGTCCAGCCCGGCAACTACTACATCCGCGCCACCGAGCACATCGTCACCAAGGACGGCGTCAAGTCGGTGCAGCAGATCGGCGTCGGGCTGAAGTGGGAGAACACCCAGCTCTACATCCAGAAGATCGACAAGATCGGCGCGGCGAAGCCGGAGAGCTGA
- a CDS encoding beta-propeller fold lactonase family protein yields the protein MAGTAVVLAGLGLAAPASAATGGGFNAFVTDSRQNQVYVIDTATNAITATVPVGVNPHGLAVLPDGSRVYVADHGSAQVSVIDSATSTVSATIPVTGAPNYVTSAPDGKHVYVSNDGTNSLNVIDTATNTVTATIQVGSVAAGVAVITPEGKAVYVASTNAGTVYKIDTATNTVTSTIATSHPSALAVSPDGSELAVVDAVGNTVTRFATATGAQTGSTPIAGSPQELAYTQGLLYVTAADGTVSVLNNGAVTATIPVRTNVLGGIAATPDGASLYVGNYFGNGVSVLSTASNTVSTVIPTPDSSQPYEVAIGARSADLSVKLTANPAGLLVHEVTFTATVKNNGPGISTSSTVKFSYANGFVSPYAPGCTINAGARTATCDFGAIANGASASKSLRLTVGLLTISGSMPVTATRTASTPTDGNAANDSSTVTCSALTSLLVSC from the coding sequence GTGGCGGGAACCGCGGTGGTTCTCGCGGGACTCGGCCTGGCCGCACCGGCCTCGGCCGCCACCGGTGGCGGCTTCAACGCCTTTGTCACCGACAGCCGGCAGAACCAGGTGTACGTGATCGACACGGCCACCAACGCGATCACCGCGACGGTGCCGGTCGGGGTCAATCCCCATGGCCTGGCCGTTCTTCCTGACGGCAGTCGGGTCTACGTGGCCGACCACGGCAGCGCCCAGGTCTCGGTGATCGACTCCGCCACCAGCACGGTCAGCGCGACCATCCCGGTCACCGGGGCCCCGAACTATGTGACGAGCGCCCCGGACGGCAAGCACGTGTACGTCAGCAATGACGGCACGAACTCGCTGAACGTGATCGACACGGCCACCAACACCGTGACGGCCACGATTCAGGTCGGCTCGGTGGCGGCGGGCGTCGCGGTGATCACGCCGGAGGGCAAGGCCGTGTACGTGGCCAGCACCAATGCCGGCACCGTGTACAAGATCGACACCGCCACGAACACCGTCACGTCGACGATCGCCACCTCACACCCGAGCGCGCTGGCGGTCTCGCCGGACGGCAGCGAGCTGGCGGTGGTCGATGCGGTCGGCAACACCGTGACCCGCTTCGCCACGGCCACCGGCGCGCAGACGGGCAGCACCCCGATCGCCGGCAGCCCGCAGGAACTGGCCTACACGCAGGGACTGCTGTACGTCACCGCCGCCGACGGCACCGTCTCGGTGCTCAACAACGGCGCTGTCACGGCCACGATCCCGGTGCGCACCAACGTGCTCGGCGGCATCGCGGCCACCCCGGACGGCGCTTCGCTGTACGTGGGCAACTACTTCGGCAACGGCGTGAGCGTGCTGAGCACGGCCAGCAACACCGTCAGCACGGTGATCCCGACGCCGGACAGCAGCCAGCCGTACGAGGTCGCGATCGGCGCACGCAGCGCCGACCTGTCGGTGAAGCTGACGGCCAACCCGGCCGGCCTGCTGGTGCACGAGGTCACGTTCACCGCGACGGTGAAGAACAACGGCCCGGGTATCTCGACCAGTTCCACGGTGAAGTTCAGCTACGCCAACGGTTTCGTCTCGCCGTACGCGCCGGGCTGCACCATCAACGCCGGTGCCCGCACCGCGACCTGTGACTTCGGCGCCATCGCCAACGGGGCGTCGGCCAGCAAGTCGCTGCGGCTGACCGTGGGTCTGCTGACGATCTCCGGCTCGATGCCGGTGACCGCGACGCGGACCGCGAGCACGCCGACCGACGGCAACGCCGCCAACGACAGCTCCACCGTCACGTGCTCGGCGCTGACCTCGCTTCTGGTCAGCTGCTAG
- a CDS encoding serine/threonine-protein kinase, giving the protein MTARLPVGERGYLVRVSPSEASPPTPVAGRYALVRTLGAGGMGVVWLARDLLLGREVAVKEVTGQGERVLREARTAARIVHPNVVTVYDVVEHDDRQWIVMQHVESRTLADVIAEEGPLSPDRTAEIGLDLLAALRAAHDSGVLHRDVKPGNVLLDPAGRAYLADFGIASADGDASLTAAGTLVGAPAYMAPERLRGLACGPASDYWSLGVTLYAAVEGIVPFDRTDPLATMTSTLTDPLPPPVRAEFLAPLLIRLLDKDPDGRPEPAEIFTALSGSALVQATVPMQPGPPHRRRAPMAVGAFVLAAVVGVMFLLLRTAPPGHQPGHDPAAPPSATTTSQQPDRIAPVVATNPSTSSTGSTTESTSATTTTTGEPTTTEPPTTTPPTTTEPPTTTAQPTTTPESTSTQIEEETSVSPTG; this is encoded by the coding sequence ATGACAGCCCGATTGCCCGTGGGCGAACGCGGGTACCTGGTCAGGGTGAGTCCTAGCGAAGCTTCGCCGCCGACGCCAGTGGCCGGAAGATACGCACTGGTCAGGACGCTGGGCGCGGGCGGAATGGGCGTCGTGTGGCTGGCCAGGGACCTGCTGCTCGGCCGCGAGGTCGCGGTCAAGGAGGTCACCGGTCAGGGTGAACGGGTGCTGCGGGAGGCCCGCACCGCGGCCCGGATCGTGCACCCGAACGTCGTCACCGTCTACGACGTGGTCGAGCACGACGACCGGCAGTGGATCGTCATGCAGCACGTGGAGTCGCGGACCCTGGCCGACGTGATCGCCGAGGAGGGTCCGCTGTCCCCCGACCGGACCGCGGAGATCGGCCTCGACCTGCTGGCCGCGCTGCGGGCGGCGCACGACAGCGGCGTGCTGCACCGTGACGTCAAGCCGGGCAACGTGTTGCTGGACCCCGCCGGGCGGGCGTACCTGGCCGATTTCGGCATCGCCAGCGCCGACGGCGACGCCAGCCTGACCGCGGCCGGCACGTTGGTCGGCGCACCGGCCTACATGGCGCCGGAGCGGCTGCGCGGGCTGGCCTGCGGGCCGGCGTCGGACTACTGGTCCCTCGGCGTGACGCTCTACGCCGCCGTGGAAGGGATCGTGCCGTTCGACCGCACGGATCCGTTGGCCACCATGACCTCCACGCTGACCGACCCGCTGCCGCCGCCGGTACGGGCCGAGTTCCTGGCCCCGCTGCTGATCCGGCTGCTGGACAAGGACCCGGATGGCCGCCCCGAGCCGGCGGAGATCTTCACGGCGCTGAGCGGCTCCGCACTCGTGCAGGCCACCGTGCCGATGCAGCCCGGTCCCCCGCACCGGCGGCGGGCCCCGATGGCCGTCGGCGCGTTCGTGCTGGCCGCCGTGGTCGGCGTGATGTTCCTGCTGCTCAGGACCGCTCCCCCGGGGCACCAGCCCGGCCACGACCCGGCCGCTCCCCCGTCGGCGACCACGACTTCCCAGCAGCCGGACCGCATCGCACCGGTGGTCGCCACCAACCCTTCGACCAGTAGCACTGGTTCGACCACCGAGTCGACCTCGGCCACGACGACCACGACCGGCGAGCCGACCACGACCGAGCCGCCCACCACGACGCCGCCGACCACCACCGAGCCGCCCACGACGACGGCGCAGCCGACAACGACACCCGAGAGCACCAGCACCCAGATCGAGGAAGAGACTTCCGTTTCGCCCACAGGTTGA
- a CDS encoding LysR family transcriptional regulator, protein MELRQLEYFVAVAEDANFTRAAERLHVAQPGVSAQIKQLERELGLPLLDRTGRTVTLTEAGAAVLPFARAALGAVAGSKQAVDELTGMVRGRVAIGTITSCPAVAIADLIDGFHRTYPGIEITLSQDNSDRLVDSVRAGALDLAVIALSSSTSYPGVALKIFVDEPMVAAVGDGDPFAGRESLPIKAFRDRDLISMPVGTGIRSCVDEACALAGFTPRIAFEANDPNMVMQLARRGLGVAFLPTSMAAGPGLHPIAVASPALRGQLALAWRADGPISPAATALIDHGIAALVS, encoded by the coding sequence ATGGAACTTCGCCAGCTGGAGTACTTCGTCGCGGTGGCCGAGGACGCCAACTTCACCCGTGCGGCGGAACGCCTGCACGTGGCGCAGCCGGGCGTGAGCGCGCAGATCAAGCAGCTGGAACGGGAGCTGGGCCTGCCGCTGCTGGACCGCACCGGCCGCACGGTGACGCTGACCGAGGCGGGTGCGGCGGTGCTGCCGTTCGCCCGGGCCGCGCTGGGCGCTGTCGCGGGGTCGAAGCAGGCCGTAGATGAACTGACCGGTATGGTTCGCGGCCGGGTGGCGATCGGCACCATCACGTCCTGCCCGGCGGTGGCCATCGCCGACCTGATCGACGGCTTCCACCGCACGTACCCGGGCATCGAGATCACGTTGTCACAGGACAACTCCGACCGGCTGGTGGACTCGGTCCGGGCCGGTGCCCTCGACCTGGCGGTGATCGCGCTGAGCTCGTCGACCAGCTACCCGGGCGTGGCGCTGAAGATCTTCGTGGACGAGCCGATGGTCGCCGCGGTCGGCGACGGCGACCCGTTCGCCGGCAGGGAATCGTTGCCCATCAAGGCGTTCCGCGACCGCGACCTGATCAGCATGCCGGTCGGCACCGGCATCCGGTCCTGTGTGGACGAAGCGTGCGCGCTGGCCGGCTTCACGCCGCGGATCGCCTTCGAGGCCAACGATCCGAACATGGTGATGCAGCTGGCACGACGCGGCCTCGGCGTCGCGTTCCTCCCGACGTCGATGGCCGCCGGGCCCGGACTCCACCCGATCGCCGTGGCCAGCCCGGCCCTACGGGGCCAGTTGGCGTTGGCGTGGCGGGCAGATGGTCCGATCAGCCCGGCGGCCACCGCGTTGATCGATCACGGCATCGCCGCACTCGTTTCCTAG
- a CDS encoding glutathione peroxidase: MSILDLQLTTLGGEPTTLSALGDKALLLVNVASRCGLTPQYAGLERLHERYADRGFTVVGLPCNQFMGQEPGSNEEIQSFCSTTYGVTFPMMSKIEVNGDGRHPLYTELTQTADADGEAGDVQWNFEKFLVAPGGKVVGRFRPRTEPEDAGLVAAVEAVLPA; this comes from the coding sequence ATGAGCATCCTGGATCTTCAGCTGACCACACTCGGCGGCGAGCCGACCACCCTGAGTGCGCTCGGTGACAAAGCACTACTGCTGGTGAACGTGGCCTCCCGCTGCGGCCTGACCCCGCAGTACGCCGGCCTCGAGCGGCTGCACGAGCGCTACGCCGACCGCGGCTTCACCGTGGTCGGGCTGCCGTGCAACCAGTTCATGGGCCAGGAGCCCGGCAGCAACGAGGAGATCCAGAGCTTCTGCTCGACCACGTACGGCGTGACCTTCCCGATGATGTCCAAGATCGAGGTCAACGGGGACGGGCGGCACCCGCTCTACACCGAGCTGACCCAGACCGCCGACGCCGACGGCGAGGCCGGCGACGTGCAGTGGAACTTCGAGAAGTTCCTGGTCGCGCCGGGCGGCAAGGTGGTCGGCCGGTTCCGCCCCCGCACCGAGCCCGAGGACGCCGGCCTGGTCGCCGCGGTCGAGGCCGTGCTGCCGGCCTGA
- a CDS encoding amidase: MAELHELSALEQAAAVRSRTVSPVELVEHHLDRIARLDGLLHAFVTTTPELALEQAKEAEQAVVSTPAAELPPLHGVPTAIKDLSVTKDAPTAFGSRALVGFQSPLDAHVVTGLRRAGLISLGKTATPEFGLTAHSRTEFGEEPRTPWDLGHSAGGSSGGAGAAVAAGLVPIAQGSDAGGSIRIPASVCGLVGLKPSFGRESGGPTPPDPAQLAVRGVLTRTVRDSAAGLDALVAYRSGGLVPLPRPDGTYLAQADRDPGRLRIGRFTVAPNGVDVDPECVRAVDVATELLTGAGHEVEEIKPPAGPEFADLFTKVWALKAAGAPVPAGKESLLRPVTRMLRELGAGIGGAEAMTILAALQGAARLVIDRTADYDVVLCPTLSMPPRPAGWFTDGDDPAAEFERTMQFVAFTPLQNATGQPAVSLPVHWTADGLPIGAMLAGRPGDEATLISLSAQLEAASGWVPRRADLPTA, translated from the coding sequence ATGGCCGAGTTGCACGAGCTGTCGGCGCTGGAGCAGGCCGCGGCTGTCCGGTCGCGGACGGTGAGCCCGGTGGAGCTGGTCGAGCACCACCTGGACCGCATCGCCCGGCTGGACGGCCTGCTGCACGCCTTCGTCACGACGACCCCGGAGCTGGCGCTTGAGCAGGCCAAGGAAGCCGAGCAGGCGGTAGTCAGCACGCCGGCCGCTGAGCTGCCGCCGCTGCACGGCGTGCCGACGGCGATCAAGGACCTGTCGGTCACCAAAGACGCCCCGACGGCGTTCGGCTCGCGGGCGCTGGTCGGCTTCCAGTCGCCCCTGGACGCCCACGTCGTGACGGGGCTGCGGCGGGCCGGGCTGATCAGCCTGGGCAAGACCGCGACGCCGGAGTTCGGGCTGACCGCGCATTCACGCACCGAGTTCGGCGAGGAGCCCCGGACACCGTGGGATCTCGGTCACTCCGCCGGCGGCTCCAGCGGCGGGGCCGGGGCCGCGGTGGCCGCCGGGCTGGTGCCGATCGCCCAGGGCAGCGATGCCGGCGGGTCGATCCGCATCCCGGCCAGCGTGTGCGGGCTGGTCGGGCTCAAGCCGTCGTTCGGGCGTGAGTCCGGCGGCCCCACGCCACCCGACCCCGCTCAGCTGGCCGTACGGGGCGTGCTGACCCGGACCGTGCGGGATTCCGCCGCCGGCCTGGACGCCCTCGTCGCGTACCGGTCGGGCGGGTTGGTGCCGCTGCCTCGGCCGGACGGGACGTACCTGGCCCAGGCCGACCGGGATCCGGGGCGGCTGCGCATCGGCCGGTTCACCGTCGCGCCGAACGGGGTCGACGTGGATCCGGAGTGCGTGCGGGCCGTCGACGTCGCCACGGAGCTGCTGACCGGCGCCGGGCACGAGGTGGAGGAGATCAAGCCGCCGGCCGGGCCGGAGTTCGCCGACCTGTTCACGAAGGTCTGGGCGCTCAAGGCCGCCGGCGCGCCCGTGCCGGCCGGCAAGGAGTCGCTGCTCCGGCCCGTGACGCGGATGCTGCGGGAGCTCGGGGCCGGCATCGGCGGCGCCGAGGCGATGACCATCCTGGCCGCTCTCCAGGGCGCGGCCCGGCTCGTGATCGACCGGACCGCCGACTACGACGTCGTGCTCTGCCCGACCTTGTCGATGCCGCCCCGGCCGGCCGGCTGGTTCACCGACGGCGACGACCCGGCGGCCGAGTTCGAGCGGACCATGCAGTTCGTGGCCTTCACGCCGCTCCAGAACGCCACCGGCCAGCCGGCGGTGTCACTGCCCGTGCACTGGACGGCCGACGGCCTGCCGATCGGCGCGATGCTGGCCGGCCGTCCGGGCGACGAGGCGACGCTGATCTCGCTCAGCGCCCAGTTGGAGGCGGCCAGCGGCTGGGTGCCGCGACGGGCCGACCTGCCGACGGCCTAG
- a CDS encoding DsbA family oxidoreductase translates to MRVDVWSDIICPWCYLGRARFEQALAGFEHRDQIEVVHHSFQLDPSYPAGHTELSTEMLSRKYGMDVAEAAAMEAKMEQTAAAEGLEYHMDGLHIGNTSDAHRLVHLAADHGLQDAMVERLFRAHFTERRSVFSRESLVTLAVEVGLDAAEARSVLESDRYTDAVAEDAATAARLGANGVPFFVIDMRYGVSGAQPTELFTQALTEAWSTSARS, encoded by the coding sequence GTGCGCGTCGACGTCTGGTCCGACATCATCTGCCCGTGGTGCTATCTGGGCCGCGCGCGGTTCGAGCAGGCGCTGGCCGGGTTCGAGCACCGGGACCAGATCGAGGTCGTGCACCACTCCTTCCAGCTCGACCCGTCCTACCCGGCCGGGCACACCGAGCTCTCCACGGAGATGCTGTCCCGCAAGTACGGCATGGACGTCGCCGAGGCCGCCGCGATGGAGGCCAAGATGGAGCAGACCGCCGCGGCCGAGGGCCTCGAGTACCACATGGACGGCCTGCACATCGGCAACACCTCCGACGCCCACCGCCTCGTGCACCTGGCGGCTGACCACGGCCTCCAGGACGCCATGGTCGAGCGCCTGTTCCGGGCCCACTTCACCGAGCGGCGCTCCGTGTTCTCCCGGGAATCCCTGGTCACGCTGGCCGTCGAGGTCGGGTTGGACGCCGCCGAGGCACGCTCCGTGCTGGAGTCCGACCGCTACACCGACGCCGTCGCCGAGGACGCCGCCACGGCCGCCCGGCTCGGCGCCAACGGCGTGCCGTTCTTCGTCATCGACATGCGCTACGGCGTCTCCGGCGCGCAGCCCACCGAACTGTTCACCCAGGCCCTCACCGAGGCCTGGTCAACCTCCGCCCGAAGTTGA
- a CDS encoding class I SAM-dependent methyltransferase yields MPKPGVAVQVVTAIETVYGLRFPIGMRAWDGSRAGAPDGPVAVLRSPRAVRQLLLRPGRSGLVKAYVTGHLDIDGDFAVGLRHCRELVAHVHAQGPPGPAHWPRLIGLIARTGIGGRRVPVDTERSTVDFPPSILDDTLARSCGYWTSDGPEYHLSDAQHDKLDLVCRKLGLGPGMRLLDVGCGWGSLVLHAAQHYGVVATGITVSAEQREFVRARAVEHGLSESVRVLRVAPRDIADGSFDAVASIETGEHVSARDYPAYCQTLRQLLRPGGQLLMQQTSGGGMFTASYMTPAMATRPVEHTLGQLRDAGLEIKDVMSMREHYVRTIDAWRHALDFNWEDVVGRVGSSRARIWRLQLADNALAFADEKMSVHQILAVRP; encoded by the coding sequence ATGCCGAAGCCGGGAGTCGCCGTGCAGGTCGTGACGGCGATCGAGACCGTGTACGGCCTGCGGTTTCCGATCGGGATGCGCGCGTGGGACGGCAGCCGCGCCGGCGCCCCCGACGGGCCCGTCGCCGTGCTGCGGTCCCCGCGCGCCGTTCGGCAGCTGCTGCTTCGACCCGGGCGGTCCGGGCTGGTCAAGGCGTACGTGACCGGCCACCTCGACATCGACGGCGACTTCGCGGTGGGGCTGCGGCACTGTCGTGAGCTCGTCGCCCATGTGCACGCCCAGGGTCCGCCCGGCCCCGCGCACTGGCCGCGGCTCATCGGGCTGATCGCTCGTACCGGCATCGGTGGCCGGCGCGTGCCAGTCGACACCGAGCGGTCCACTGTGGACTTTCCACCGTCCATTCTGGACGACACCCTGGCCCGGTCGTGCGGGTATTGGACGTCTGACGGGCCCGAGTACCACCTGTCGGACGCGCAGCACGACAAGCTCGACCTGGTGTGCCGGAAATTGGGGCTGGGACCGGGGATGCGGCTGTTGGACGTCGGGTGCGGGTGGGGTTCGCTGGTGCTGCACGCCGCCCAGCACTACGGGGTCGTGGCCACCGGGATCACCGTGTCGGCCGAGCAGCGCGAATTCGTTCGCGCGCGGGCGGTTGAGCACGGGTTGTCGGAGTCGGTGCGGGTGTTGCGGGTCGCTCCTCGGGATATCGCGGACGGTTCGTTCGACGCCGTCGCGTCGATCGAGACCGGTGAGCACGTCAGCGCTCGGGACTATCCCGCTTACTGCCAGACCTTGCGGCAGTTGCTGCGGCCGGGCGGGCAGTTGTTGATGCAGCAGACTTCTGGTGGCGGGATGTTCACCGCGTCGTACATGACGCCGGCCATGGCCACGCGGCCGGTCGAGCACACCTTGGGACAGCTGCGGGATGCCGGGCTGGAGATCAAGGACGTCATGTCGATGCGGGAGCACTACGTTCGGACGATTGACGCTTGGCGGCACGCGTTGGACTTCAACTGGGAGGACGTGGTCGGCCGGGTCGGGTCGTCACGGGCCCGGATCTGGCGGTTGCAGTTGGCGGACAACGCGTTGGCCTTCGCCGACGAGAAGATGAGCGTGCATCAGATACTGGCGGTTCGGCCGTAA
- a CDS encoding YybH family protein — translation MTTAAMTPEDLSRLFVERANAGDADGMANLYEPDAVLAFPPGSQTVGRAAIRELMAQLVARGGTFTVEPALPTVYQGDDLALTSTIPSDNTGGRVQLVRKQADGSWLRVIDRPETRSAR, via the coding sequence ATGACAACCGCAGCGATGACTCCGGAAGACCTGTCCCGCCTGTTCGTCGAGCGGGCCAACGCCGGCGACGCCGACGGCATGGCCAACCTGTACGAGCCCGACGCCGTGCTCGCCTTCCCGCCCGGCTCCCAGACCGTCGGCCGCGCCGCCATCCGTGAGCTGATGGCGCAGCTCGTCGCCCGTGGCGGCACGTTCACCGTCGAGCCGGCCCTGCCCACCGTCTACCAGGGCGACGACCTGGCCCTGACCTCCACGATCCCCTCGGACAACACCGGCGGCCGGGTTCAGCTGGTCCGCAAGCAGGCCGACGGCTCCTGGCTGCGCGTCATCGACCGCCCCGAAACGCGTAGCGCCCGGTGA
- a CDS encoding 2'-5' RNA ligase family protein — protein MPQPGQSALIIPVPTAAPLLARVRAAFPDVVREGDTGHVTMLYPFTTVSPSQLEDVAASLTPVDVVLDRTVREPGFVALTSTALAPLTEQVRRNWPEVVPYGGRFGPSPEAHLTLAMGVSDADAATIAALVAPVPARLDQLWLLSFAGTWQVTGRYAFRGGR, from the coding sequence GTGCCCCAACCCGGTCAGTCTGCCCTGATCATTCCCGTGCCCACCGCCGCGCCGCTGCTCGCCCGTGTGCGGGCGGCGTTTCCGGACGTGGTGCGGGAGGGCGACACCGGGCACGTCACGATGCTCTATCCGTTCACCACCGTCAGCCCCTCGCAGCTGGAGGACGTCGCCGCGTCGCTGACGCCGGTCGACGTTGTACTCGACCGTACAGTTCGGGAACCGGGATTTGTGGCGCTGACCTCGACGGCACTGGCGCCGCTGACCGAGCAGGTGCGGCGGAATTGGCCTGAGGTCGTGCCTTATGGCGGCCGTTTCGGGCCGTCGCCGGAGGCTCATCTGACGTTGGCGATGGGCGTGTCCGATGCGGACGCCGCCACCATCGCCGCTTTGGTTGCGCCGGTGCCGGCGAGGCTTGATCAGCTGTGGCTGCTCAGCTTCGCCGGCACGTGGCAGGTCACCGGGCGCTACGCGTTTCGGGGCGGTCGATGA